The sequence TACGCCCCGATCGAGTGGGCCATTGACCGTGGCATCCAGCGTTTTGACCCCGGTGCGGGGGGAAGCCACAAGCGCCGCCGCGGTTTTGTCGCCCGCTCCCATGCCTCCTTGCACCGGTGGTACTACGAGCCCTTTGATGCCATCGCTCGGCGCTGGTTGCCGGAGGCCAATCGCGAGCAGCTCAGTCAGATTGAGGCGGTCAATGCAGAGCTTCCCTTCACGGGCACGACGCGATCTCTGAGCGATTCGGCTGCGTAGCATCCGCCCATGAGCCCGTTTTCTCTAGAGCAGCGCCGCAGCCTTGATGAGGGGCTCTCGCAGCGCTTCATCGCCTTGGATCCCGCTGGCTATTTCCTGATCAAGTTGGATCCCGAGGCTGGGGAGCTGATCGCGGAGCACTACAGCAATGCGATTGATGACCGTGGTCTGGCCACGGATCCGGAGACCGGTGAAGTGATCAGCTGCAAGGGGGCGGGGCCCCGTGCTCCGGTGGCGATCTACCGCGGACGCAGTGCCAAGGAGTTGGGCATGGCCCTGACTGAGGGGGACGGACCCCATCCCCTGAGTTGCCTTGATCACGCCCTCTATCTGGGCCGTGAACTGCAGAAAGCGGAGCTAGCCCTGGAGACCGGGGTTACCTACATCCAGGACTAAGCCGGCTGCAGTTCGCGGGTTGGCGTCGGGGGCTCGGGGGGGAGTGCTGCGAGCTGATCTTGGATTTCTTCGGTCACCACGGAGCGGTATTCCATGAAGTGTTCGTTGTGGGCGAGCACCACAAGGAACTGCTCCAGAACAGCGGGGTTCTTCCGTGCGACTTCCAGCAGGGAGAGCCAGAAGCGAACACGGGTGTTGCGCTTGAAGCCCTGACGCCAGAGCACGATCAGCAAGGCCCGCACATCAGTCCAGGCGGGTAGGGAGGCCTTGCCGAAGGTTGCCGGCACGAATTCCTGCCAGCGCGGCTTGCCCATCTTCAGGTAGTAGTGCTTGACCCGATCGATGTAGGCGTTGGGTTCGTAAAGCCGGCAGAAGGCGTCGACGTATTCGTTGGCGATGTCGCGAATCGGCCGGGTGGGCACGAAGTTGAGCAGGTTGGTCTGGTTGACCCCCTTGGCGTCGGCCTTCTCTTGAATCAGCCGGCCTTCCTTCTCAAGCCGGTGCCAGAGGCCGGTGTTGGGTAGGGCCTGAAGCATCCCCATCATTGCGGCGGGGATCCCGGTGCGAGTGACGAACTCGACGATCCGATCGCCGGCTCCGGCTTTCTCACCATCGAAACCGATGATGAATCCGGCCATGACCCGCAGGCCATAGGAGTTGATTCGGTCCACAGCTTCTTCCAGGGAGCTGCGGGTGTTCTGGTGTTTTCCTGCCACCGAGAGGCTCGCCTCATCGGGGGTCTCAATGCCGAGGAAGACCGAGTCGAAGCGGGCTTCGGCCATCATCAGCATCAGCTCCTCATCGGCAGCCAGATCGACCGAGGCCTCAGTCGCGAAGCTGAAGGGATAGCCCCGTTCGATTTGCCACTGCTTCAAGGCCGGCAGCAGCAGCTTGGCGTTGCGCTTGTTGCCGATGAAGTTGTCATCGACCAGGAAGATCGAGCGCCGCCAGCCCAAGTCGTAGAGGTATTGGAGTTCGGCGATCAGCTGCTCAGGCGTCTTGGTCCTGGGTTTGCGGCCGTAGAGAACGATGATGTCGCAGAACTCGCACTGGAACGGGCAGCCCCTGGAGAACTGCACGCTCATGGAGTCGTAGGCATCGAGTTTCAGCAGGTCAAAGCGCGGCACCGGCGTGTTGGTCACGTCCGGTTTTTCGCCGTTTGCGCTGAAACGGCCGCCGGCTTCACCCTTTTCAATGGCCTCGATGAACATCGGCAGGGTGATTTCACCCTCATCGAGCACTTTGAAGTCCGCCAAGCCCAATTCAGGGGCATCGGGTGTGGAGCTGGCGAAGGGGCCTCCAACGGCAACGGGCAGACCCCGTTCCTTGGCCTTGGCAATTTGCGCGGCCATGTCGGCCTTCTGCACGATCATCCCGGAGATGACCACTAGCTCAGCCCAATCCCAGTCGGCTTCGCTGACCTCTTCAACATTGCGGTCCACCAGCTTCATCGGCCAGTGCTGCGGCAGCAGTGCGGCCACCGTCACCATCCCCAAGGGAGGGAGGAGAACCTTGCGGTTCACGAGCTCGAGAATTTTCTCGTAGCTCCAGAAGGTCTTTGGAAACTCGGGGTAGATGAACAGGGTGTTCATGCCGTTCGGTGGTCTCCAGTGAGATGCGTGGAACGGCTGTCCCCAACAGGGACATCCGAGTTGATGGCGTCCAGCCTAGGCCGAGTGGCCGGGGGGCGGGCTGGTTTCTGCTGTAATAGCGCTCAGTTGCAACCTCAGGTCCATGGGCCCCGTGATCTATCTGGCAATGGTCGGTGGCGGTTTGGTGGCCGCTGCAGCCATCTCGTTCGTGCTGCGCGGAATCAAGCTCATCTGAGCCGTTAGTTGAGCCGCAGTTTGCGGTTGTTCAACAGCTCCCAGACACCGAGGACTGCTCCGAGGCTGCCAAGCACGGCTAGGCAGCCCCAGAGGCCACCAGGCAGCGTTTCAGTCAGAAA is a genomic window of Synechococcus sp. A10-1-5-1 containing:
- a CDS encoding cytochrome b6-f complex subunit 6; translation: MGPVIYLAMVGGGLVAAAAISFVLRGIKLI
- a CDS encoding DUF4346 domain-containing protein, with the translated sequence MSPFSLEQRRSLDEGLSQRFIALDPAGYFLIKLDPEAGELIAEHYSNAIDDRGLATDPETGEVISCKGAGPRAPVAIYRGRSAKELGMALTEGDGPHPLSCLDHALYLGRELQKAELALETGVTYIQD
- a CDS encoding B12-binding domain-containing radical SAM protein encodes the protein MNTLFIYPEFPKTFWSYEKILELVNRKVLLPPLGMVTVAALLPQHWPMKLVDRNVEEVSEADWDWAELVVISGMIVQKADMAAQIAKAKERGLPVAVGGPFASSTPDAPELGLADFKVLDEGEITLPMFIEAIEKGEAGGRFSANGEKPDVTNTPVPRFDLLKLDAYDSMSVQFSRGCPFQCEFCDIIVLYGRKPRTKTPEQLIAELQYLYDLGWRRSIFLVDDNFIGNKRNAKLLLPALKQWQIERGYPFSFATEASVDLAADEELMLMMAEARFDSVFLGIETPDEASLSVAGKHQNTRSSLEEAVDRINSYGLRVMAGFIIGFDGEKAGAGDRIVEFVTRTGIPAAMMGMLQALPNTGLWHRLEKEGRLIQEKADAKGVNQTNLLNFVPTRPIRDIANEYVDAFCRLYEPNAYIDRVKHYYLKMGKPRWQEFVPATFGKASLPAWTDVRALLIVLWRQGFKRNTRVRFWLSLLEVARKNPAVLEQFLVVLAHNEHFMEYRSVVTEEIQDQLAALPPEPPTPTRELQPA